A stretch of the Streptosporangium sp. NBC_01755 genome encodes the following:
- the polX gene encoding DNA polymerase/3'-5' exonuclease PolX translates to MARANDDVAAALQEYAELFAMTGGDAFRVRSYQKAAKAIAGFPGDITTVPVRSVSGVGEAIAKKVEEYLERGGFRQLDDLREKVPQGVRRLTRVASLGPKKAIFLYQELGIDSPEALVKAIGEGRLQGVKGFGAKTVENLLKGVEHLAENSARMHTGMAMDLAERVIASLPGAERIAYAGSLRRMKDTIGDVDILAVGPESLMDDFKAQPYVAEVIASGDKKTSIRTTQGVQVDLRLVPAESWGAALMYFTGSKEHTVHLREITVKKGWKLSEYGLFEKERVIAAATEEEIFEAFGMQWIPPTLREDSGEIAAALAGELPTLVTLEDLRGDLHTHTDLTDGIASLEDMVAAAHARGYSYYAVTDHAPDLAMQRMTLDKALEQRERLHRLQERYPKMRLLHGSELNIAPDGSVDWPAEVLAGFDVCVASVHSHFTQSREEMTRRFVAACENPHVHIIGHPTTRRIGIRPPVDADWDEVFRAAARTGTAMEIDSFPDRSDLPSDLVRLAQHHGVKFSIDSDAHAVPHFDNQRFGIGVAQRGWLTGDDVINTWPLERLLAFLGR, encoded by the coding sequence ATGGCACGAGCTAACGACGATGTCGCGGCCGCTCTGCAGGAGTACGCCGAGCTGTTCGCGATGACCGGCGGCGACGCCTTCCGGGTCCGCAGTTACCAGAAGGCGGCCAAGGCGATCGCAGGCTTTCCCGGGGACATCACGACCGTGCCGGTGCGAAGCGTGTCAGGGGTGGGTGAGGCGATCGCCAAGAAGGTCGAGGAATACCTGGAGCGGGGCGGCTTCCGGCAACTCGACGACCTGCGCGAAAAGGTTCCCCAGGGGGTGCGGCGGCTGACCCGGGTGGCCTCGCTCGGGCCGAAGAAGGCGATCTTCCTCTACCAGGAGCTGGGCATCGACTCTCCCGAGGCGCTGGTGAAGGCCATCGGGGAGGGCCGCCTCCAGGGCGTCAAGGGCTTCGGCGCCAAGACCGTGGAAAACCTGCTCAAAGGTGTCGAGCACCTGGCAGAGAACAGTGCCAGGATGCACACCGGGATGGCGATGGACCTGGCGGAGCGGGTCATCGCCTCGCTGCCGGGTGCCGAGCGGATCGCCTACGCCGGGTCGCTGCGCCGGATGAAGGACACCATCGGCGACGTCGACATCCTCGCGGTCGGCCCCGAGTCGCTGATGGACGACTTCAAGGCACAGCCCTACGTCGCGGAGGTCATCGCCTCGGGCGACAAGAAGACCTCGATCCGCACCACCCAGGGCGTCCAGGTCGACCTGCGCCTGGTCCCCGCCGAGTCGTGGGGCGCCGCGCTGATGTATTTCACCGGTTCCAAGGAGCACACGGTGCACCTACGGGAGATCACGGTGAAGAAGGGCTGGAAACTGTCGGAATACGGCCTTTTCGAGAAGGAGCGGGTGATCGCGGCCGCGACCGAGGAGGAGATCTTCGAGGCGTTCGGCATGCAGTGGATCCCCCCGACTCTGCGCGAGGACAGCGGTGAGATCGCCGCCGCGCTCGCCGGTGAGCTGCCCACGCTGGTCACTCTGGAGGATCTGCGGGGCGACCTGCACACTCACACCGACCTGACCGACGGGATCGCCTCGCTGGAGGACATGGTCGCCGCCGCCCACGCTCGCGGCTACTCCTATTACGCGGTGACCGACCACGCGCCCGACCTGGCGATGCAGCGGATGACACTGGACAAGGCCCTGGAGCAACGCGAGCGGCTGCACCGGCTGCAGGAGAGATACCCGAAGATGCGGCTGCTGCACGGCAGCGAGCTGAACATCGCCCCCGACGGCTCGGTCGACTGGCCGGCCGAGGTGCTGGCGGGCTTCGACGTGTGCGTGGCCAGCGTCCACTCGCACTTCACCCAGTCGCGCGAGGAGATGACCCGACGGTTCGTCGCCGCGTGCGAGAACCCCCACGTGCACATCATCGGCCACCCGACCACCCGCAGGATCGGCATCCGCCCTCCGGTGGACGCCGACTGGGACGAGGTGTTCCGCGCCGCGGCCCGCACCGGCACCGCGATGGAGATCGACTCCTTCCCCGACCGCTCCGACCTCCCCTCGGACCTGGTGCGGCTGGCACAGCACCACGGCGTGAAGTTCTCCATCGACAGCGATGCCCACGCGGTTCCGCACTTCGACAACCAGCGGTTCGGCATCGGTGTCGCCCAGCGCGGCTGGCTCACCGGCGACGATGTGATCAACACCTGGCCCCTGGAGCGGTTGCTGGCTTTCCTCGGCCGTTGA
- a CDS encoding sulfite oxidase — translation MPYEDLNDEATYQRARAGQILRETPDRLRSASVGCRTADGRAIDDRTRDSEAADDVDDRTVDDRTRGGEAVGGEPSASGIVKPLPPELFIEHETNAEMRWDAMGDIGFHVPNNRFFVRNHTSTPIIDAATWRLRLHGTGLNGPRSFGYEELLALPSVTRDVAIECAGNGRSLFTAQQHQEVAGTPWRLGGIGVARWRGVPLATVLERSGIIPDAVDVMARGLDPAYVADGVDYGRVRRPIPVAKAMRDVILAYEMNDEPLPPDHGHPVRLIVPGWIGLASVKWVGDIEVSTSPLFSPWNTEFYRMFGDAYPPQGSAPLTTRGVRSAFELPWNATLVAGRPYLLRGRSWSGNGRIADVEVSLDGGATWQRAPLRGPHVASTWTRWQVTWKPTETGRHLLLARATDETGAVQPPRTTHNDFGYLFDAVVRHPVTVVSR, via the coding sequence ATGCCGTACGAGGACCTCAACGACGAGGCCACCTACCAGCGCGCCCGAGCCGGGCAGATCCTGCGGGAGACCCCCGACCGGCTCCGGTCGGCCTCCGTCGGCTGCAGGACCGCCGACGGCAGGGCCATCGATGACAGGACCCGTGACAGCGAGGCCGCCGATGACGTCGACGACAGGACCGTCGATGACAGGACCCGTGGCGGTGAGGCCGTCGGCGGCGAGCCGTCCGCCTCGGGGATCGTCAAGCCCCTGCCGCCGGAGTTGTTCATCGAGCACGAGACCAATGCCGAGATGCGCTGGGACGCCATGGGCGATATCGGGTTCCATGTGCCCAACAACCGGTTCTTCGTACGCAATCACACCTCCACCCCGATCATCGACGCGGCCACCTGGCGGCTGCGGCTGCACGGCACGGGCCTGAACGGCCCCCGAAGTTTCGGCTACGAGGAGCTGCTCGCACTGCCCTCGGTGACGCGTGACGTGGCGATCGAGTGCGCGGGCAACGGGCGAAGCCTCTTCACCGCCCAGCAGCACCAGGAGGTCGCCGGCACCCCGTGGCGGCTCGGCGGCATCGGGGTGGCCCGCTGGCGCGGGGTGCCGCTGGCCACGGTGCTGGAACGATCCGGGATCATCCCGGACGCCGTCGACGTCATGGCCCGCGGACTGGACCCCGCCTACGTGGCCGACGGGGTCGACTACGGCCGGGTGCGCCGCCCGATCCCGGTGGCCAAGGCGATGCGGGACGTCATCCTCGCCTACGAGATGAACGACGAGCCGCTCCCGCCCGACCACGGCCACCCCGTGCGGCTGATCGTCCCCGGCTGGATCGGCCTGGCCTCGGTCAAGTGGGTCGGCGACATCGAGGTCTCCACCTCACCGTTGTTCTCACCGTGGAACACCGAGTTCTACCGGATGTTCGGCGACGCCTATCCGCCGCAGGGCAGCGCCCCGCTGACCACGCGGGGCGTCAGGAGCGCCTTCGAGCTGCCGTGGAACGCCACACTGGTCGCCGGACGCCCGTACCTGCTGCGCGGGCGGTCATGGTCGGGCAATGGCCGGATCGCCGATGTGGAGGTGAGCCTGGACGGCGGCGCCACCTGGCAGCGCGCCCCGCTACGCGGACCGCACGTGGCATCCACCTGGACCCGCTGGCAGGTCACCTGGAAACCCACCGAGACCGGCCGGCACCTCCTACTCGCCCGCGCCACCGACGAGACCGGCGCGGTCCAGCCGCCGCGCACCACGCACAACGACTTCGGCTACCTCTTCGACGCCGTCGTCCGCCACCCGGTGACCGTCGTGAGCAGGTGA
- a CDS encoding WS/DGAT/MGAT family O-acyltransferase, translating into MRQLTALDAQFLHAESATTAAHVAGLAILDPAYSRAGAVTRECLVELLRERVHLAPALRLRLATVPFDLDRPYWTEDSDLDVAGHVHEVTLAAPGDDAQLAEEVARIHERRLDRGRPLWEMHLIQGLTGGRVALYAKVHHCAIDGVSGAETLAALLDLTPEPRIVERPAPTPRTTAPGLAGMLAGAVARSVMQPARTLYSLGRMATELDTMPLASALPGARRVAAATRMIAGRVRELPELPVLTAPRTPFNGPIGPERRFSYGSIPLADVKRVARSSGASVNDVVMTLCASALRAWLRERDALPDRPLIAAVPVAVRTASAREVVGNQISVMVTPIPTDLACPRERLRVMARTMRTAKRRFAGSPTGWLGELSSMLPAAVTALATSTVFRLASIVLPPINLIVSNVPGPQLPLYLCGARVLAYHPMSVLTDLSGGVNITCFSYDGSLDFGILSCPDRVADVWRLMGHLQEAMDELIEQIEPSGRIAPVDSPPVRQMVPA; encoded by the coding sequence ATGCGCCAGCTGACCGCGCTCGACGCGCAGTTTCTTCACGCAGAATCGGCGACCACTGCGGCCCACGTCGCAGGGCTGGCCATCCTCGACCCCGCCTACTCCCGGGCCGGGGCCGTCACCCGCGAGTGCCTGGTCGAGCTGCTCCGCGAGCGGGTGCACCTGGCCCCGGCGCTGAGGCTCCGCCTGGCCACCGTGCCGTTCGACCTCGACCGGCCGTACTGGACGGAGGACTCCGATCTCGACGTCGCCGGCCATGTCCACGAGGTGACCCTCGCGGCGCCGGGCGACGACGCCCAGCTCGCGGAGGAGGTGGCCCGGATCCACGAGCGGCGCCTCGACCGGGGCCGCCCGCTCTGGGAGATGCATCTCATCCAGGGGCTGACCGGCGGCCGGGTCGCCCTGTACGCCAAGGTCCACCACTGCGCCATCGACGGGGTCTCGGGGGCGGAGACACTGGCCGCGCTGCTGGACCTGACGCCCGAGCCTCGCATCGTCGAGCGGCCCGCGCCCACACCGCGGACCACCGCCCCGGGTCTGGCGGGCATGCTCGCCGGGGCCGTGGCCAGGTCGGTGATGCAGCCCGCCAGAACGCTGTACTCGCTGGGCCGGATGGCGACCGAGCTCGACACGATGCCGCTGGCCTCGGCGCTACCGGGCGCCCGGCGGGTGGCCGCCGCCACCCGGATGATCGCCGGAAGGGTGCGGGAGCTGCCGGAGCTGCCCGTGCTGACGGCGCCGCGCACACCGTTCAACGGCCCGATCGGCCCCGAGCGGCGCTTCTCCTACGGGTCGATCCCGCTGGCGGACGTCAAGCGGGTGGCCAGGAGTTCGGGAGCCAGCGTCAACGACGTGGTCATGACGCTGTGCGCCTCGGCGCTGCGCGCATGGCTACGCGAGCGTGACGCGCTGCCCGACCGGCCGCTGATCGCCGCCGTCCCGGTCGCGGTCCGCACCGCGAGTGCCCGGGAGGTGGTCGGCAACCAGATCTCCGTCATGGTCACCCCCATCCCGACCGACCTGGCCTGTCCCCGCGAGCGCCTGCGCGTCATGGCGCGGACGATGCGCACCGCCAAGCGGCGGTTCGCCGGCTCCCCCACCGGCTGGTTGGGAGAGCTGTCGTCGATGCTGCCCGCGGCCGTCACCGCGCTGGCGACCTCCACGGTGTTCCGGCTGGCCTCGATCGTGCTGCCGCCGATCAATCTGATCGTCTCGAACGTGCCGGGGCCGCAGCTCCCGCTGTACCTCTGCGGGGCCAGGGTGCTCGCTTACCACCCCATGTCCGTGCTGACCGACCTGAGCGGCGGGGTCAACATCACCTGCTTCTCCTACGACGGCTCGCTCGACTTCGGCATCCTGTCCTGCCCGGACCGGGTGGCCGACGTGTGGCGGCTCATGGGCCACCTGCAGGAGGCCATGGACGAGTTGATCGAGCAGATCGAGCCCTCCGGGCGGATCGCCCCGGTGGACAGCCCCCCGGTCAGGCAGATGGTGCCCGCCTGA